A window of Lepus europaeus isolate LE1 chromosome 11, mLepTim1.pri, whole genome shotgun sequence contains these coding sequences:
- the VPS33B gene encoding vacuolar protein sorting-associated protein 33B isoform X1 produces MAFPHRPDAPELPDFSMLKRLARDQLIYLLEQLPGKKDLFIEADLMSPLDRIANVSILKQHEVDKLYKVENKPALSSSEQLCFLVRPRIRNMRYIANLVNADKVAGRTRKYKVIFSPQKFYACEMVLEEEGIYGDVSCDEWAFSLLPLDVDLLSMELPEFFRDYFLEGDQRWINTVAQALHLLSTLYGPFPNCYGIGRCAKMSYELWRQLEEEEDGETKGRRPEIGHIFLLDRDVDFVTALCSQVVYEGLVDDTFRIKCGSVDFGPEVTSSDKSLKVLLNAEDKVFSEIRNEHFSNVFGFLSQKARNLQAQYDRRRGMDIKQMKNFVSRELKGLKQEHRLLSLHIGACESIMKKKTKQDFQELIKTEHALLEGFNIREGTSYIEEHIDRQVSPIESLRLMCLLSITENGLIPKDYRSLKTQYLQSYGPEHLLTFSNLRRAGLLTEQAPGDTLTAVESKVSKLVTDKAAGKITDAFSSLAKRSNFRAISKKLNLIPRVDGEYDLKVPRDMAYVFSGAYVPLSCRIVELVLERRSWQGLDEVVRLLNCSECAFTDMAKEDKASSESLRLILVVFLGGCTFSEISALRFLGREKGYRFIFLTTAVTNSARLMEAMSEVKA; encoded by the exons ATGGCCTTTCCCCATCGGCCGGACGCCCCTGAGCTACCTGACTTCTCCATGCTCAAGAGGCTGGCCCGAGACCAACTCATCTACCTCCTGGAGCAG cttcctggaaaaaaagatttgttcatcGAGGCAGATCTCATGAGCCCTTTGGATCGAATTGCCAACGTGTCCATCCTGAAG CAACACGAAGTGGACAAGCTGTACAAGGTGGAGAACAAGCCAGCCCTCAGCTCCAGTGAACA GTTGTGCTTCTTGGTGAGACCCCGCATCAGGAACATGCGATACATTGCCA ATCTCGTCAATGCTGACAAAGTGGCTGGCCGAACTCGGAAATACAAGGTGATCTTCAGCCCTCAGAAG tttTACGCGTGTGAGATGGTGCTGGAGGAAGAGGGGATCTATGGAG ATGTGAGCTGTGATGAATGGGCCTTCTCTTTGCTGCCTCTTGATGTGGATCTGCTGAGCATGGAGCTGCCAGAATTCTTCAGGGACTACTTCCTG GAAGGAGACCAGCGCTGGATCAACACCGTGGCTCAGGCTTTGCATCTTCTCAGCACCCTCTATGGGCCCTTTCCCAACTGCTATGGCATTGGCAGGTGTGCCAAG ATGTCCTATGAATTGTGGAGGCaactggaagaggaagaggatggtGAAACCAAGGGCCGAAGGCCAGAAATCGGGCATATATTTCTGCTGGACAGAG ACGTGGACTTCGTCACGGCGCTTTGCTCCCAGGTGGTTTACGAGGGCCTGGTGGATGACACCTTCCGCATCAAGTGTG GGAGTGTCGACTTTGGCCCCGAAGTGACATCCTCGGACAAGAGCCTGAAGGTGTTGCTCAATGCTGAGGACAAG GTGTTCAGCGAGATCCGTAACGAGCACTTCTCCAATGTCTTTGGCTTCCTGAGCCAGAAGGCCCGGAACCTGCAGGCCCAGTATGAT CGCCGGCGTGGGATGGACATTAAGCAGATGAAGAATTTCGTGTCCCGCGAGCTCAAGGGGCTGAAGCAGGAGCACCGCCTGCTGAGTCTCC ATATTGGGGCCTGTGAATCGATCATGAAGAAGAAGACCAAGCAGGACTTCCAGGAACTGATCAAGACGGAGCATG CGCTGCTGGAGGGGTTCAACATCCGGGAGGGCACCAGCTACATCGAAGAACACATAGACCGGCAG GTGTCACCTATAGAGAGCCTGCGCCTCATGTGCCTCTTGTCCATCACCGAGAACG GTTTGATCCCCAAGGATTACCGGTCTCTGAAAACACAGTATCTGCAG AGCTACGGCCCTGAGCACCTGCTGACCTTCTCCAACCTGCGGCGAGCTGGGCTCCTAACGGAGCAGGCCCCAGGGGACACGCTCACAGCTGTGGAGAGTAAAGTGAGCAAGCTGGTGACCGACAAGGCTGCCG GAAAGATTACCGATGCCTTCAGTTCTCTGGCGAAGAGGAGCAATTTCCGAGCCATCAGCAAAAAACTGAATTTG ATCCCACGTGTGGATGGCGAGTACGACCTGAAGGTGCCCCGGGACATGGCGTACGTCTTCAGTGGAGCTTATGTGCCCCTGAGCTGCCGGATCGTGGAGCTG GTGCTGGAGCGGCGAAGCTGGCAGGGCCTCGATGAGGTGGTGCGGCTGCTGAACTGCAGCGAGTGTGCCTTCACAG ACATGGCCAAGGAGGACAAGGCTTCCAGCGAGTCCCTGCGCCTCATCTTGGTGGTGTTCTTAGGAGGCTGCACGTTCTCTGAGATCTCGGCCCTCCGCTTcctgggcagagagaaag GGTACAGGTTCATTTTCCTGACGACAGCAGTCACCAACAGTGCCCGCCTTATGGAGGCCATGAGCGAGGTGAAGGCCTGA
- the VPS33B gene encoding vacuolar protein sorting-associated protein 33B isoform X2, translating into MAFPHRPDAPELPDFSMLKRLARDQLIYLLEQLPGKKDLFIEADLMSPLDRIANVSILKQHEVDKLYKVENKPALSSSEQLCFLVRPRIRNMRYIANLVNADKVAGRTRKYKVIFSPQKFYACEMVLEEEGIYGDVSCDEWAFSLLPLDVDLLSMELPEFFRDYFLEGDQRWINTVAQALHLLSTLYGPFPNCYGIGRCAKMSYELWRQLEEEEDGETKGRRPEIGHIFLLDRDVDFVTALCSQVVYEGLVDDTFRIKCGSVDFGPEVTSSDKSLKVLLNAEDKVFSEIRNEHFSNVFGFLSQKARNLQAQYDRRRGMDIKQMKNFVSRELKGLKQEHRLLSLHIGACESIMKKKTKQDFQELIKTEHALLEGFNIREGTSYIEEHIDRQVSPIESLRLMCLLSITENGLIPKDYRSLKTQYLQSYGPEHLLTFSNLRRAGLLTEQAPGDTLTAVESKVSKLVTDKAAGKITDAFSSLAKRSNFRAISKKLNLIPRVDGEYDLKVPRDMAYVFSGAYVPLSCRIVELVLERRSWQGLDEVVRLLNCSECAFTDMAKEDKASSESLRLILVVFLGGCTFSEISALRFLGREKDLFI; encoded by the exons ATGGCCTTTCCCCATCGGCCGGACGCCCCTGAGCTACCTGACTTCTCCATGCTCAAGAGGCTGGCCCGAGACCAACTCATCTACCTCCTGGAGCAG cttcctggaaaaaaagatttgttcatcGAGGCAGATCTCATGAGCCCTTTGGATCGAATTGCCAACGTGTCCATCCTGAAG CAACACGAAGTGGACAAGCTGTACAAGGTGGAGAACAAGCCAGCCCTCAGCTCCAGTGAACA GTTGTGCTTCTTGGTGAGACCCCGCATCAGGAACATGCGATACATTGCCA ATCTCGTCAATGCTGACAAAGTGGCTGGCCGAACTCGGAAATACAAGGTGATCTTCAGCCCTCAGAAG tttTACGCGTGTGAGATGGTGCTGGAGGAAGAGGGGATCTATGGAG ATGTGAGCTGTGATGAATGGGCCTTCTCTTTGCTGCCTCTTGATGTGGATCTGCTGAGCATGGAGCTGCCAGAATTCTTCAGGGACTACTTCCTG GAAGGAGACCAGCGCTGGATCAACACCGTGGCTCAGGCTTTGCATCTTCTCAGCACCCTCTATGGGCCCTTTCCCAACTGCTATGGCATTGGCAGGTGTGCCAAG ATGTCCTATGAATTGTGGAGGCaactggaagaggaagaggatggtGAAACCAAGGGCCGAAGGCCAGAAATCGGGCATATATTTCTGCTGGACAGAG ACGTGGACTTCGTCACGGCGCTTTGCTCCCAGGTGGTTTACGAGGGCCTGGTGGATGACACCTTCCGCATCAAGTGTG GGAGTGTCGACTTTGGCCCCGAAGTGACATCCTCGGACAAGAGCCTGAAGGTGTTGCTCAATGCTGAGGACAAG GTGTTCAGCGAGATCCGTAACGAGCACTTCTCCAATGTCTTTGGCTTCCTGAGCCAGAAGGCCCGGAACCTGCAGGCCCAGTATGAT CGCCGGCGTGGGATGGACATTAAGCAGATGAAGAATTTCGTGTCCCGCGAGCTCAAGGGGCTGAAGCAGGAGCACCGCCTGCTGAGTCTCC ATATTGGGGCCTGTGAATCGATCATGAAGAAGAAGACCAAGCAGGACTTCCAGGAACTGATCAAGACGGAGCATG CGCTGCTGGAGGGGTTCAACATCCGGGAGGGCACCAGCTACATCGAAGAACACATAGACCGGCAG GTGTCACCTATAGAGAGCCTGCGCCTCATGTGCCTCTTGTCCATCACCGAGAACG GTTTGATCCCCAAGGATTACCGGTCTCTGAAAACACAGTATCTGCAG AGCTACGGCCCTGAGCACCTGCTGACCTTCTCCAACCTGCGGCGAGCTGGGCTCCTAACGGAGCAGGCCCCAGGGGACACGCTCACAGCTGTGGAGAGTAAAGTGAGCAAGCTGGTGACCGACAAGGCTGCCG GAAAGATTACCGATGCCTTCAGTTCTCTGGCGAAGAGGAGCAATTTCCGAGCCATCAGCAAAAAACTGAATTTG ATCCCACGTGTGGATGGCGAGTACGACCTGAAGGTGCCCCGGGACATGGCGTACGTCTTCAGTGGAGCTTATGTGCCCCTGAGCTGCCGGATCGTGGAGCTG GTGCTGGAGCGGCGAAGCTGGCAGGGCCTCGATGAGGTGGTGCGGCTGCTGAACTGCAGCGAGTGTGCCTTCACAG ACATGGCCAAGGAGGACAAGGCTTCCAGCGAGTCCCTGCGCCTCATCTTGGTGGTGTTCTTAGGAGGCTGCACGTTCTCTGAGATCTCGGCCCTCCGCTTcctgggcagagagaaag atttatttatttga